In a genomic window of Rhododendron vialii isolate Sample 1 chromosome 12a, ASM3025357v1:
- the LOC131311362 gene encoding uncharacterized protein LOC131311362 isoform X1, whose translation MDFIFQIHLLYKHCVFKGSSAYSRGNKDGESTKSLWISYPDHKRLKIERQDFELALNCPGHCLIFDRRVRSYREKLCSTFPLLGTCCLQEIVTKSIISMSGKVVFKQSSNLYIVLPIYLIVVPCCIHV comes from the exons ATGGACTTCATATTCCAAATACATCTTTTGTATAAGCATTGCGTGTTTAAAG GTTCATCTGCATATTCGAGAGGAAATAAAGATGGTGAAAGTACAAAGAGTTTATGGATATCTTATCCTGATCACAAACGATTGAAG ATTGAGAGGCAAGATTTTGAACTAGCACTGAACTGCCCAGGGCACTGTTTGATATTTGACCGTAGAGTTCGTTCATATAGAG aaaaattATGTTCCACCTTTCCATTACTAGGAACTTGTTGTTTACAAGAAATTGTGACTAAATCGATCATAAGTATGAGTGGAAAAGTTGTTTTCAAGCAATCAAGCAATCTATACATAGTACTCCCTATCTACCTTATAGTGGTGCCATGCTGCATCCATGTTTAG
- the LOC131311362 gene encoding uncharacterized protein LOC131311362 isoform X7, with amino-acid sequence MDFIFQIHLLYKHCVFKGSSAYSRGNKDGESTKSLWISYPDHKRLKIERQDFELALNCPGHCLIFDRRVRSYRV; translated from the exons ATGGACTTCATATTCCAAATACATCTTTTGTATAAGCATTGCGTGTTTAAAG GTTCATCTGCATATTCGAGAGGAAATAAAGATGGTGAAAGTACAAAGAGTTTATGGATATCTTATCCTGATCACAAACGATTGAAG ATTGAGAGGCAAGATTTTGAACTAGCACTGAACTGCCCAGGGCACTGTTTGATATTTGACCGTAGAGTTCGTTCATATAGAG
- the LOC131311362 gene encoding uncharacterized protein LOC131311362 isoform X2: protein MSFTTISKNCSSAYSRGNKDGESTKSLWISYPDHKRLKIERQDFELALNCPGHCLIFDRRVRSYREKLCSTFPLLGTCCLQEIVTKSIISMSGKVVFKQSSNLYIVLPIYLIVVPCCIHV from the exons ATGAGCTTTACGACGATTTCGAAGAATT GTTCATCTGCATATTCGAGAGGAAATAAAGATGGTGAAAGTACAAAGAGTTTATGGATATCTTATCCTGATCACAAACGATTGAAG ATTGAGAGGCAAGATTTTGAACTAGCACTGAACTGCCCAGGGCACTGTTTGATATTTGACCGTAGAGTTCGTTCATATAGAG aaaaattATGTTCCACCTTTCCATTACTAGGAACTTGTTGTTTACAAGAAATTGTGACTAAATCGATCATAAGTATGAGTGGAAAAGTTGTTTTCAAGCAATCAAGCAATCTATACATAGTACTCCCTATCTACCTTATAGTGGTGCCATGCTGCATCCATGTTTAG